The Mercurialis annua linkage group LG7, ddMerAnnu1.2, whole genome shotgun sequence genome includes the window TAAAAGATATTATTctgataaatcaaataaatccaaattattataattatacaaatattttattaagctATACGTTATATTTCACAtcatttgaaatattaaatttaatataaacaggttgaattgatattaatttaattatttaataaagtagTAATTATATTgagataataatttatttttaacactatttgattataaaattaagatttcatttaataataaaataaataaaattaattataatcttaATGCAaccaataaaataatttatattttaaaaaactctaatcaatttaatattaattatacataaacaaataaatattattaacgtcaattaattaatatgaaattgacaagtcacattacgagccatgtgcgtagcacgtaatgcgaaactagtataacAAAAAATGTCCATTGATAATAGTTTGACATGCTACAGTAAACGGTGAAATCGATTTTGTTTTTCATCCCGAGCTAATTGACATGTGATAATTTAGTTGGTTTGAGACCTTCCGATGGCCCGAGCTTTAACTTTCCTCCAAGTTTAGCTTCACTACAAATTCTATAACGtccttttaaactttttttgacGGAGGCGATGCCTAAAGGAATCATCTTATTTTCATTAAagtataacaaaaaatatatttaaaggtCATATACATTTTCATTTATTTGTTTAGCATAGCATATAGTAGAAGATATATTATTTCTTGCAAGACTCTCTCAAGATAAGATAACATTAACCTATATGACTATATACTCCTCTCACCAACCCTATCTTTCcttcatttttctttcaaaGCTTCAAATTTATTacctattcataaaaaatttaatacccAATAAAGAAATTAATCTAGACTATAGCGAAAGATTTCAAGAAGAAAGCTAGAAATCAAACAACAAGAAGATGTCAAGTTCAGGAGCTAAATATTTAGAAGATGAAGTTTTAATGGGTGCTTTGCTTTATAGAAAATCAAGCATGGATCTATTGCAGAATTGTGATCTTCCACCGCCGTTGAAGGTGTTTTCCGGGCCGGATAAGACGGTCATATCATCGATGAATAGGGTTTTTAGCACGATGGGATCAAAAGAAGATGAAAACATTAATGATTTTGATGCATATGGAAGTTATGGTGAGGTTTTGAAGGCACTGAGATTATCACAAACAAGAGCGAGAGAAGCCGAGAAGAAAGCTGTAAGTTTAGCTGAGGAGAAGGGTTGTCTTTCCAATGCTTTGTTGAGAGAGTCGATGAACGTATTTGCTTATCGTCAATGGGTTAGGTTACTTGATGTTCAAGTTATGAAGCTGCAATCAGAATTGAAATATCGAGAAAAGAAACGGTGCTGTTGTAACCGTGCTAGACCAAGAGAAGATGTTAAAGAATCATCGAAAGAGGCTGATAATGGTGGCGGTGGCAGCGGTGGTGTGTCTTGGATTTTGGCCTTGGTATTCTGTTTGGGGATTGCAGGTGTGGGATTTGCTTTTGGCTGTAAATGTCTCGAGTTAGATACATTGGTCTCGAAAACATTTTGATAGGAGAGTTCTTTTTCAATGCGGAGATTTTCATCGTTGAGCTTCTACATGATCACATTATGAGAGTTTATCAGgtttataaaaaatgtaaaaataaataaattaggaaCGTTGCTACATAGTGTATAGAAAATCTTAAAGAAGTTTATGCAGTAAATTAGAATATCTTATTAGGATTCAGTCTTTTATCGCTCTGAATCGTAGCCGACCCCAATTAACTTGGGATTAGAGCTATTTGATGTTGATGTTGATGTTGATGTTGAGTATATGATACAATGGTAGTGATCTGACCATAATGAATATTATTATGAATGCTATTATATTACAACGGTACTCCTAATCCAACAATAAGGTCTCATTCAGAAAACTCTGGTGCTCAGCTCCACTCTATAGTTTGTAATAAAGTTCATAAATATAATCAAGATTTCACCAACTTCCACAGAAAATGGACAAAAAGATCAACTATTTTAGCCTCTCCTTTCTAAAGAGAgaaattttactttatttttcctAATAGTGAAGACATCACAGAAAAGAATGCTAAAATTTCTATGCCCTAGTTGAAGTTTAAGCCAGGTAGATGGTACCATTTTGCCAGTGGTTATGCTGTAGGTGAACCATCAGATGGACTGTCAATGGTCGAATTCTTATCAGTGATACCGTTTACGTAGCCATCAAAATCTGAATCGTAAACGTGTCCCATCTTTTCACGTTTGGTCTCCAAATATCTCATGTTTTCTGTAGTTATGGGTGTCAACAATGGGACTCTGCCTGCGATGGCCAGACCATAACCTTTGAGCCCGACATATTTTGCAGGATTATTCGTCATCAACCTCATTGTATGGACACCCACATCTCTTAGTATCTGCAGATAAGTAGATCATGCATTTAGCTGCCTCATTTTTTTCCATAAACAGGATAAAACCCGAAGGTAGACAAAACAATCTTGTATAAGAACATCAAAATAGCCATGGAATACATTGTTATTGAAACAGGGCAATTAATTTTAAGCAGATATGCAAGCAATCATTTTCAATGGTAATAGACAAAGAACCTATTGTTAGCTGACTGGAATTAATTTATTGCCTTCTAACAGTTCAACTAGTTTTGTAACTGATTCAAAGTAACTTGATCAAACCATCAATGATAAATAACTTAATCTAGCGCATAGAGACATATGTGCGAATTATGAGATATTATAGATTATAAGAGAAATGTACAGTTTCTACCTGCGCACCAATGCCATATTCACGAGAATCTACTGGTAAACCCAGCTCTTCATTGGCTTCGACTGTGTCCCGTCCATCATCCTGTAGAGTGTAAGCACGAAGCTTATGGCCTAAACCGATTCCTCTGCCTTCATGTCCTCTGAGGTACACCAATACACCCCTGCCAGCTTCCTCAATTTGCTTCATTGCAAGAGCTAGCTGACTTCCGCAATCACATCTAGCTGATCCAAATATGTCGCCGGTGAGGCATTCAGAATGTACCCTCACAAGAATATCTTCACCATCTCCAATTTCACCCTGCACAATATAGACTATTATTATTGTCTACAGGACTAGAAGTTGACTTCCTTTGACAAAAAGAAAGGAAAACAATGGCTAATTCTTTGTCCAGCAGAAGGTACTTTTCTTTCAAAAGATACAGGACAATGAAATTACAAAGGACAGCCATATtgcatgaaaaaaaatgatCATTTGCATTGGCCTATGGCTGTCGTAATCTTTTCATCCTCAACAATAGATGACGACAATAGATTTCTTAAGCAAAGTAAGAATCTTAATCATGAGGCGGCATAATTCCAGTTTGGCGATAAATTCAGCTGAGAAACAAGTGGCAATCTCCCAGTTACGTAAGCAAAGATGAGCTTTATCATTTCCCGGAGGATTAACAATTCCTAAGCATATTGCATATAAAGCTACTGAATGGAATGTGCACAATTGGCGGATAAAAAGATGTGGAAATAATATCAGGAGCAATCATGTATTATGGTATTGGCATTACTTGAGTTAGGAAATTGGTAAAGGAACTCTGAAATCCTAATTTCACAGAACAAGAATTCTCAGCCCCATCACAAGGAAGAAGCAAAGACTGAAATGTTCATAAGCAATCGGTAGCAATTGTTTTGAAGCAAACCCATTGGACATTTCAATTTCTTAACTATATGACATTGAATAGTTTACTCAACCTCAATTATGTTAAACATTTACTGTAAAAATTTATTTcgagatataaaaaaattagcatcATAGTTGGTAGGCAGAAAAAAGAGGATTGGACCCCCCGTTGATAAGTTAGAGGCCCATGCATCCAGTGCTAAACTCACACGTAGACATAGATAAAATAGACAATTCATCGACATAGCAGATaacaacaaataatattttacgAGGTCCAGACTCCAAACCTTAAGGAAAAGTTTTGACAAGATTGTATCTTTCTATCCATACATCATCTAAAACCCATTATTTCTGTTGAAAAACCTGCGcttaggtttaaaaaaaaactcaaatacaAAAAGTTTGATCATTATGAAATTCTcacacaaatataaaaaattgacttttaacTTCCTTCTCTTTCTGTAAATAACACAAGTAGTAGGGAGCAATTGGAGCACCAAGGTAACATGTGGATATGGTCCCCAGCAATCAAGTTACTCTAGCCTGGTCATTTAGCATTAGGAACTAGAAATCAATACATAAAGCAACCTCAAAAACAAGACGCGAGTCATAGTCTTACAGGAATTGGAACATAACTTTCAAACTTGAGCAAGACACAGAATTGAGTAAAAATTCCTTCAAATTGTAACAAACATAAATGatagcataaatattaaaattggaaaGTAAAAGTTGAATAGTAGGTAATTTTATGCCATTGTTGCATAAGAAATAAATGCGAGAAAAAATACCAAGCAAGAATGTTAGAATTCTAACTAAGATAAATAGCTTACTTTAACCATTGCTATATGTTCAATGCCATCCAACAATGACCTGTAACAGTAGGCTTTGAATGGTCCCCACATAGTTGGTATTGGAGCAGCAGCAGCCAGCTCTACTAATTTATCCCTTTTCCTCCTATATCTGTTGGTAATTTTTTATAGACATCATTCAGACAAGCAAAAGAAAGGCAACAAACAATCCCAAGTTTACTAAACAATATCTGATTAAGTGCTTCTA containing:
- the LOC126656717 gene encoding uncharacterized protein LOC126656717; the protein is MSSSGAKYLEDEVLMGALLYRKSSMDLLQNCDLPPPLKVFSGPDKTVISSMNRVFSTMGSKEDENINDFDAYGSYGEVLKALRLSQTRAREAEKKAVSLAEEKGCLSNALLRESMNVFAYRQWVRLLDVQVMKLQSELKYREKKRCCCNRARPREDVKESSKEADNGGGGSGGVSWILALVFCLGIAGEFFFNAEIFIVELLHDHIMRVYQPTPINLGLELFDVDVDVDVEYMIQW